Proteins from one Clostridia bacterium genomic window:
- a CDS encoding DegT/DnrJ/EryC1/StrS family aminotransferase codes for MEVLQLPNGFLRRVPLAQPDITEREVAAVGEVVRSGILALGPKMVEFEEKVVAYVGRKYAVAVNSGTSGLHLLVRAYGIGEGDEVITTPFSFIASSNCLLYERARPVFIDIEPDTGNIDARRIEEAITNKTKAILPVDAFGQPARLDLVREIADRYGLVVIEDACEALGSEYKNQKAGSGAFSDAAVFAFYPNKQITTGEGGMIVTDDERVAKLCRSLRNQGRAESGLWLSHQYLGYNYRLDEMSAALGVVQMDRIEEIIEMRQRVAELYFQRLRSIPGVRLPYVAPEVTRMSWFVFVIRVGVDEPDPGRQRWVRDTVMQRLEEAGIGCRPYFTPIHLQPFYRERFGFKEGDFPQAEAFGRTSIAIPFHNRLTEEEIDYVGDVLEQALAELG; via the coding sequence ATGGAGGTCCTTCAATTGCCAAATGGCTTTCTACGCCGGGTGCCGCTGGCCCAGCCCGATATAACCGAAAGGGAAGTGGCGGCGGTCGGCGAGGTAGTTCGATCGGGAATACTTGCCTTGGGACCCAAGATGGTTGAATTTGAGGAAAAGGTTGTCGCCTATGTGGGCCGGAAATACGCGGTGGCGGTAAACAGCGGAACCAGCGGACTTCACCTTTTAGTTCGGGCCTATGGAATCGGCGAGGGGGACGAGGTCATTACCACCCCCTTTAGCTTTATTGCTTCCAGCAACTGTCTTTTGTATGAACGGGCGCGGCCGGTCTTTATTGATATTGAACCGGATACCGGTAATATTGATGCCCGGCGTATTGAAGAGGCGATTACAAACAAAACCAAAGCCATTCTACCGGTGGATGCCTTTGGTCAGCCCGCAAGGCTCGACCTGGTCCGGGAAATCGCCGACCGGTACGGGCTGGTAGTCATAGAGGACGCCTGCGAGGCGCTGGGGTCGGAGTACAAGAACCAAAAGGCCGGCAGTGGGGCTTTTTCTGATGCAGCCGTGTTTGCCTTTTACCCCAATAAGCAGATTACCACCGGGGAAGGCGGCATGATCGTTACCGATGATGAAAGGGTAGCCAAGCTTTGCCGGAGCCTTCGCAACCAGGGGCGGGCCGAATCAGGCCTGTGGCTTTCCCACCAGTATCTTGGTTACAACTATCGTTTAGATGAAATGTCAGCGGCCCTGGGGGTGGTCCAAATGGACCGGATCGAAGAGATCATCGAGATGAGGCAGCGGGTGGCGGAATTATATTTCCAGCGGCTGAGGTCTATCCCTGGGGTAAGGTTGCCTTATGTGGCACCAGAAGTCACCCGCATGAGCTGGTTTGTTTTTGTCATCCGGGTGGGGGTTGACGAGCCGGACCCGGGGCGGCAACGGTGGGTACGCGATACGGTGATGCAACGGCTTGAGGAGGCAGGGATTGGCTGCCGACCCTACTTCACGCCCATTCACCTCCAGCCTTTCTACCGAGAGCGATTCGGGTTTAAGGAAGGAGACTTTCCGCAGGCTGAGGCTTTTGGCCGCACCAGCATTGCTATTCCCTTTCATAACCGCCTGACTGAGGAAGAAATCGATTACGTTGGAGATGTGTTGGAGCAAGCCTTGGCTGAATTAGGATAG
- a CDS encoding HAD-IA family hydrolase, with amino-acid sequence MSAVSHSQIRAVLFDLDDTLYPEIAFVKSGFRAVSHAFETPEFSASFLYSRLESLFLEDRKHVFDHLACEIVSVVRHGAGTNEDLELEIKGLAESMLWCYRNHEPTITLHEDAQRTVTVLKQRGYAVGIITDGLHEVQKRKVAALKLNELADIIIYTDELGPNRQYWKPSPKAFVLAVERLRLSPWEVYYVGDNPEKDFGGPLAIGMNAAWIRREAGIYGNLRPTQEQAILKIDSLTCLLKMLLPEPVI; translated from the coding sequence ATGTCCGCAGTAAGCCATAGCCAGATTAGAGCAGTCCTATTTGACCTTGACGATACACTATATCCCGAAATCGCATTTGTGAAGAGTGGCTTTCGGGCGGTGAGCCATGCGTTTGAAACACCGGAATTCTCGGCAAGCTTTCTCTACTCACGCCTAGAATCGCTGTTTCTAGAGGATCGAAAGCATGTCTTTGACCATCTTGCATGCGAGATAGTGTCAGTAGTTAGGCACGGTGCCGGTACTAACGAAGATCTCGAATTAGAGATCAAGGGTCTTGCCGAGTCTATGCTCTGGTGCTACCGAAATCACGAGCCAACTATTACTTTACATGAGGACGCCCAAAGAACGGTAACCGTCCTTAAGCAGCGTGGGTATGCGGTTGGGATAATAACCGATGGCTTGCACGAAGTTCAAAAAAGGAAGGTGGCTGCGCTCAAGCTCAATGAGCTCGCAGACATAATAATCTACACTGATGAGCTGGGGCCTAATCGACAATACTGGAAGCCATCACCTAAAGCTTTTGTCCTTGCAGTCGAACGGCTACGATTAAGCCCCTGGGAGGTTTATTATGTCGGTGACAACCCGGAAAAAGACTTCGGTGGTCCACTTGCAATAGGAATGAATGCGGCATGGATACGAAGGGAGGCCGGGATTTATGGAAATCTCCGTCCAACCCAGGAACAAGCCATTCTAAAGATAGATTCGTTGACATGCTTATTGAAAATGCTTCTACCTGAGCCCGTAATATAG